The genomic interval CTCCAGGCTCGCCACGGCGCGCTTGCTGCGCGCGGAGCGGATCTGGTCGAGCTGGCGCTGGCCGCCGTCGGTCCACGGGGTGGCGAGCTTGCGCGGCAGCAGGAAGTTGCGCGCGTAGCCGTCCTTGACGTCGACGACGTCGCCCGCGGTGCCGAGGCCGGTGACCTCGTTGGTGAGGATGAGCTTGGTGGTCATGTGTGTGCCTTCCTCGCTCAGCGACCGGAGGTCGAGTAGGGCAGCAGGGCGATCTCGCGGGCGTTCTTCACGGCCTTCGCGATCTTGCGCTGCTCCTGCACGGACACGCCGGTGACCCGACGCGCGCGGATCTTGCCGCGGTCGGAGATGAACTTGCGCAGCAGGGCTGCGTCCTTGTAGTCGATCGACTCGACGCCCGCTGCCTTCAGCGGGTTCTGCTTCTTCTTCGGCTTGCGAAGAACAGGCTTGGCCATCGTGGTGCT from Brachybacterium kimchii carries:
- the rpsR gene encoding 30S ribosomal protein S18; amino-acid sequence: MAKPVLRKPKKKQNPLKAAGVESIDYKDAALLRKFISDRGKIRARRVTGVSVQEQRKIAKAVKNAREIALLPYSTSGR